Part of the Pseudomonas chlororaphis genome, AAGTCATCTTCGAAGAATTCAAACGCCTGGACAGCCACCAGACCCGCGCCGAAAAAGGCCTGGGGCTGGGCTTGGCGATCGCCGACGGGCTATGCCGCGTGCTCGGCCACACCCTGCGCGTGCGCTCCTGGCCCGGCCAAGGCAGCGTATTCAGCGTCAGCGTGCCCCTGGCCGCGGCCCAGGCCAGCGCACCTGGCGCGGTGGTCGAACCCAACGGCCATCTGCCCAGCGGCGCGCGGGTGCTGTGCGTCGATAACGAAGACAGCATCCTGATCGGCATGAACAGCCTGCTGACGCGCTGGGGTTGCCAGGTGTGGACCGCGCGCAACCGTGACGAATGCGAACACTGGCTGGCCCAGGGAGACCGGCCGCAACTGGCGCTGGTGGATTTTCACCTGGACGGCGGTGAGACCGGCACCGAGCTGATGGCCTGGTTGCGCACGCGCCTGGGCGAACCGGTGCCCGGGGTGGTGATCAGCGCCGACGGCCGGCCGGAAACGGTGGCCCAGGTGCACGCCGCAGGCCTGGATTACCTGGCCAAGCCGGTGAAACCAGCGGCATTGAGGGCGTTGTTGAGTCGGCATTTGCCGTTGTGAGAAACATCGTTTTCCTGCCTGATACATAACCCTGTGGCGAGGGAGCTTGCTCCCGTTGGGCTGCGCAGCAGACCCAGTTTTTTGTGAGTGCTACGCACTCAAGCGGGAGCAAGCTCCCTCGCCACGGGTGTTGTTTCAGCTTAGAGGTTCGCATCAAGCATCGGGCTTGACACTGGCCTCTTCCGGCAACTCCGGCAACCCATCCGCATCCGTCATCGCCCGCTCCAGCAAATCGGCCGGAAGGTTCTTGCTGGCCCGGGCGCCGAGGAGCTTGAGTTGTTCGCTGCGGCTGATCAGGTTGCCGCGCCCTTGCGTCAGCTTGTTGCGTGCGGCGCTGTAGGCCTTGTCCAACTGCTGCAGACGACTGCCGATCTCGTCCAGGTCCTGGATGAACAACACGAACTTGTCGTACAGCCACCCCGCCCGTTCGGCGATTTCCCGGGCGTTCTGGCTCTGGCGTTCCTGTTTCCACAAGCTGTCGATCACCCGCAACGTCGCCAGCAAAGTGGTCGGGCTGACGATCACGATGTTGCGGTCAAAGGCCTCCTGGAACAGGTTCGGCTCGGCTTGCAGGGCGGCGGAAAATGCTGCCTCGATCGGCACGAACAACAACACGAAATCCAGGCTGTGCAAACCGTCCAGGCGCTTGTAATCCTTGCCGGCCAGGCCTTTGACGTGGGCACGCAACGACCCCACGTGTTGCTTGAGGGCGAGCAGGCCAATGGCGTCATCCTCGGCGGCCACATACTGTTGGTAAGCCGTGAGGCTGACCTTGGAATCGACCACCACTTGCTTGTCGCCAGGCAGATAAATCAGTACGTCAGGCTGGAAGCGCTCACCATCCGGGCCCTTGAGGCTGACCTGGGTCTGGTACTCGCGACCTTTCTCCAGGCCGGCGTGTTCGAGTACCCGCTCCAGGATCAGCTCGCCCCAGTTGCCCTGGGTTTTCTGGCCCTTGAGGGCGCGTGTGAGGTTGGTGGCCTCGTCGCTCAGGCGCAGGTTCAGCTGTTGCAGCCGCTCCAGCTCCTTGCCCAGCGAGAACCGCTCCCGCGCCTCGGCCTGGTAACTCTCCTCGACGCGTTTTTCGAAGGACTGGATGCGCTCCTTCAAGGGGTCGAGCAATTGGCCCAGGCGTTGCTGGCTGGTTTCGGCGAAGCGCTGTTCACGCTCGTCGAAGATTTTCCCGGCCAGCTCGGCAAATTGTGCCCGCAGTGCGTCCCGCGAACCTTGCAGGTCATCCAGGCGTTGCTGATGGCTTTCCTGTTGCTCACGCAGCTCGGCTTGCAACGACGCCGCCTGGGCATCGAGGCGGCGCAGTTCCGCTTCCTTGTTGGCACGTTCCAGGTTCCAGGCGTGGGCTGCGTCGCGAGCGTTGTCCCGCTCGATCTGCAACAGCTCGACTTCCCGGGACGCGGCGGCAAGCTCGGCCTGCTTGGCGGAGTTGGCCTGGCTGAGGTCGCTGATCTCGTCGCGGCAGGCATCAAGCTGGGCATTGAGGCCGTCGTGGGCCATGTGCGCGGTGGCCAGGCGCTCTTCCAGCAAGGCCTGTTCGGCCTGCGCGGCGCTCGCCTGGCGTTGCAGGTGCCAGGCCAGGCCCAGCAACGGCACCGCCGCGCCCGCCAGGCCGAACAACAGGCTGGTCAAATCCATCGCCATGACAATTCCCGCGTAAGAGATAAAGCCCGAAGGTTACCCAAGCTGGCGGGGCGTTGCCCAGCGCGGCCTTGGATTTCAGTCGTCGATTTCACCGAGGGCCTGACGGGCGCGGTGATCGCCGGCCCGGGCAGCCTGGCGCAACAGGTCATGCCCGATCCGCCGATCCCGGGCGTTTCCGCATTCACGGCACATCAACTGCCCTAGACGACTTTGCGCGGCGACCACACCTTCACGGGCCGGTTGCTTGAGCAAACGACCGGCCAAGTGCTTGACGCTGGGGTTTTCTCCCAGGCGCGGGCTGTCGAGCAGCCATTCGGCGACCCGCATCGAAATGCGCTTGGTTGGGGTAACACTGGGAGGGGTACCGGTAACAGGATTTGATACGGAGCGAAACTTCATAAAGCACTGCGGGACAGATCGAAAGGCGCGCCACTCTACTCCTTTTTTCCCACGGGTAAAGTCGAAAAAAACCGGCACGCCCGTGCTAGAGCAAGCGCTTGGGACAATCCACAGAAGCTGTGGATAACTCAGTGGACAACCCCCCTCTAACTCTCCGAAA contains:
- a CDS encoding recombinase RmuC encodes the protein MAMDLTSLLFGLAGAAVPLLGLAWHLQRQASAAQAEQALLEERLATAHMAHDGLNAQLDACRDEISDLSQANSAKQAELAAASREVELLQIERDNARDAAHAWNLERANKEAELRRLDAQAASLQAELREQQESHQQRLDDLQGSRDALRAQFAELAGKIFDEREQRFAETSQQRLGQLLDPLKERIQSFEKRVEESYQAEARERFSLGKELERLQQLNLRLSDEATNLTRALKGQKTQGNWGELILERVLEHAGLEKGREYQTQVSLKGPDGERFQPDVLIYLPGDKQVVVDSKVSLTAYQQYVAAEDDAIGLLALKQHVGSLRAHVKGLAGKDYKRLDGLHSLDFVLLFVPIEAAFSAALQAEPNLFQEAFDRNIVIVSPTTLLATLRVIDSLWKQERQSQNAREIAERAGWLYDKFVLFIQDLDEIGSRLQQLDKAYSAARNKLTQGRGNLISRSEQLKLLGARASKNLPADLLERAMTDADGLPELPEEASVKPDA